One Megalopta genalis isolate 19385.01 chromosome 5, iyMegGena1_principal, whole genome shotgun sequence DNA window includes the following coding sequences:
- the Gnptab gene encoding N-acetylglucosamine-1-phosphate transferase subunits alpha and beta isoform X2 gives MYAPWVRHVYIVTNGQIPSWLDMDNPRVTLVTHEDIFLNKSDLPTFSSPAIESHIHRIPGISDKFLYFNDDVMLGAEVWPEDFITQAGGQKVYLAWWVPDCSDVCPWAWVGDGSCDPACNTTLCEFDGGDCDSTPVPTDSEAIDEDGDYPQKFLQDTQENTNYGLKLLNILRSKSNSLWNSTEILTQQTLPNNTIHAMFNVNKSRGFNPNSYSSYANKFFYKERRNGQITSPEKSTLSSPINKMKFQDSDFTERRTQLKRYLNDDDLDLSQVNITAKTNSKPNYSDQWKLRTRQLDTYAESLLYVNKIFNTAYGFERRRVPAHMPHLIDKWIAADMQKKFEHEFKKTSSHKVRNSEDMQFAFSYFYFLTSEKRKVPIREIFDAFDTDKSGTWSDREIRTLLSRLYPLPLDYSLVVEFENTITNCSNVINIAEISNPPPGERYLDSSLPVVSKELIANCELVSKKIDTKFGKKKLYPHEVIKAGKNEIFEMLTSNVSLTVQLLDEIRRDPKKFVCLNDDMDPLRRSENEIVRALLNDFYRSLYPLRSTFELPVQYRNLFTHRHELLEWRANRARARNLLLCLIALLLVTTFYHLFYHQVRRLFRIRALPTLLI, from the exons ATGTATGCGCCATGGGTCAGACACGTATACATTGTTACAAATGGCCAAATACCAAGTTGGTTGGATATGGATAATCCTAGAGTCACTCTTGTCACCCATGAAgacatttttttaaacaaaagtgATCTACCAACCTTTTCTAGTCCTGCTATTGAAAGTCATATACATAG AATTCCTGGAATTTCTGAtaagtttttatattttaatgacGACGTAATGCTAGGAGCTGAAGTATGGCCAGAAGATTTTATTACACAAGCGGGTGGCCAAAAAGTGTATCTTGCATGGTGGGTCCCTGACTGTTCAGATGTTTGCCCTTGGGCCTGGGTAGGCGATGGATCGTGTGATCCTGCTTGCAACACAACATTATGCGAATTTGATG GAGGAGATTGTGATAGTACACCAGTTCCTACGGATAGCGAAGCTATCGACGAAGATGGGGATTATCCACAAAAGTTTTTGCAGGACACTCAAGAAAATACTAACTATGGTTTgaagttattaaatatattgagAAGCAAAAGCAATAGTCTGTGGAACAGTACTGAAATACTCACCCAACAAACATTGCCAAATAACACTATACACGCGATGTTCAATGTAAATAAATCTCGTGGTTTTAATCCTAATAGCTACTCGAGTTACGCCaacaaatttttttataaaGAACGTAGAAACGGACAGATCACCTCCCCTGAAAAGTCAACGTTATCAAGTccgataaataaaatgaaatttcaaGACTCAGATTTTACCGAAAGACGTACACAACTGAAGCGTTATTTAAACGACGATGACCTGGACTTATCGCAAGTTAATATTACCGCGAAAACTAACAGTAAGCCGAATTACTCTGATCAATGGAAACTTAGAACTAGACAACTCGATACGTACGCCGAGTCTTTGTTGTATGTAAACAAGATATTTAACACGGCGTACGGATTTGAGCGTAGAAGAGTACCTGCCCACATGCCTCATTTAATAGATAAATGGATTGCTGCTGATATGCAGAAGAAATTTGAACATGAATTTAAGAAAACATCTAGTCACAAAGTTAGGAACTCGGAGGATATGCAATTCGCATTCTCCTATTTTTATTTCTTGACAAGTGAGAAACGCAAAGtgccaattagagagatatttgACGCATTTGACACGGACAAATCAGG AACTTGGTCGGACAGAGAAATTAGAACACTTCTGTCCAGATTGTATCCACTACCTCTCGATTACAGTCTAGTTGTAGAATTTGAGAACACAATAACAAATTGTTCAAATGTTATAAATATCGCGGAAATATCAAATCCTCCGCCCGGCGAAAGATATTTGGATTCGTCTCTT CCCGTCGTGTCTAAAGAATTAATAGCAAATTGTGAACTGGTTTCGAAAAAGATCGACACTAAATTTGGCAAGAAAAAGCTCTATCCGCACGAAGTGATTAAAGCGGGgaaaaatgaaatattcgaaatgCTGACAAGCAACGTGTCTCTAACTGTGCAACTTTTGGACGAGATTCGTAGGGATCCGAA aaaatttgtATGTTTGAACGATGACATGGATCCCCTAAGGCGGTCCGAAAATGAAATCGTTCGTGCATTGTTAAATGACTTTTACCGATCACTGTATCCTCTACGTAGTACATTCGAATTGCCTGTGCAATATCGAAATCTCTTCACCCATCGTCACGAACTTCTCGAGTGGAGAGCTAATCGTGCGAGAGCCAGAAATCTATTATTATGTCTAATCGCTTTATTACTTGTTACAACGTTTTATCATCTATTTTATCACCAAGTGCGACGATTGTTTAGAATAAGAGCACTGCCCACTCTCCTAATTTAA
- the Gnptab gene encoding N-acetylglucosamine-1-phosphate transferase subunits alpha and beta isoform X1, producing the protein MPIACRICINIMSTWKLLQRRCYDLLSYKYSLLVILMAFTCIFIGIIHFGEIWVAWSKEKYEAVFHSFNDNILGISFQKKLCQHVPIDVVYTWVNGSDPTFLKSLKEHVPILDVNTAASRFSDKDELRYSLRSLEMYAPWVRHVYIVTNGQIPSWLDMDNPRVTLVTHEDIFLNKSDLPTFSSPAIESHIHRIPGISDKFLYFNDDVMLGAEVWPEDFITQAGGQKVYLAWWVPDCSDVCPWAWVGDGSCDPACNTTLCEFDGGDCDSTPVPTDSEAIDEDGDYPQKFLQDTQENTNYGLKLLNILRSKSNSLWNSTEILTQQTLPNNTIHAMFNVNKSRGFNPNSYSSYANKFFYKERRNGQITSPEKSTLSSPINKMKFQDSDFTERRTQLKRYLNDDDLDLSQVNITAKTNSKPNYSDQWKLRTRQLDTYAESLLYVNKIFNTAYGFERRRVPAHMPHLIDKWIAADMQKKFEHEFKKTSSHKVRNSEDMQFAFSYFYFLTSEKRKVPIREIFDAFDTDKSGTWSDREIRTLLSRLYPLPLDYSLVVEFENTITNCSNVINIAEISNPPPGERYLDSSLPVVSKELIANCELVSKKIDTKFGKKKLYPHEVIKAGKNEIFEMLTSNVSLTVQLLDEIRRDPKKFVCLNDDMDPLRRSENEIVRALLNDFYRSLYPLRSTFELPVQYRNLFTHRHELLEWRANRARARNLLLCLIALLLVTTFYHLFYHQVRRLFRIRALPTLLI; encoded by the exons ATGCCAATCGCATGTAGAATCTGCATCAATATAATGAGCACATGGAAATTGTTACAGCGTCGATGTTACGATCTACTCTCGTACAAATACTCGTTGCTGGTGATATTGATGGCGTTTACTTGCATTTTTATCGGCATTATTCACTTCGGAGAG ATTTGGGTGGCATGGAGTAAAGAAAAATACGAGGCAGTGTTCCACTCTTTTAACGATAATATATTAGGTATTTCATTCCAAAAGAAGCTGTGTCAACATGTTCCGATAGATGTTGTTTATACATGGGTCAATGGTTCTGATCCAACCTTTTTAAAGAGTCTCAAAGAACATGTTCCTATTTTGGATGTTAACACTGCTGCTTCTAGATTTAGTGACAAAGATGAACTGAGATATTCATTGCGTTCATTGGAAATGTATGCGCCATGGGTCAGACACGTATACATTGTTACAAATGGCCAAATACCAAGTTGGTTGGATATGGATAATCCTAGAGTCACTCTTGTCACCCATGAAgacatttttttaaacaaaagtgATCTACCAACCTTTTCTAGTCCTGCTATTGAAAGTCATATACATAG AATTCCTGGAATTTCTGAtaagtttttatattttaatgacGACGTAATGCTAGGAGCTGAAGTATGGCCAGAAGATTTTATTACACAAGCGGGTGGCCAAAAAGTGTATCTTGCATGGTGGGTCCCTGACTGTTCAGATGTTTGCCCTTGGGCCTGGGTAGGCGATGGATCGTGTGATCCTGCTTGCAACACAACATTATGCGAATTTGATG GAGGAGATTGTGATAGTACACCAGTTCCTACGGATAGCGAAGCTATCGACGAAGATGGGGATTATCCACAAAAGTTTTTGCAGGACACTCAAGAAAATACTAACTATGGTTTgaagttattaaatatattgagAAGCAAAAGCAATAGTCTGTGGAACAGTACTGAAATACTCACCCAACAAACATTGCCAAATAACACTATACACGCGATGTTCAATGTAAATAAATCTCGTGGTTTTAATCCTAATAGCTACTCGAGTTACGCCaacaaatttttttataaaGAACGTAGAAACGGACAGATCACCTCCCCTGAAAAGTCAACGTTATCAAGTccgataaataaaatgaaatttcaaGACTCAGATTTTACCGAAAGACGTACACAACTGAAGCGTTATTTAAACGACGATGACCTGGACTTATCGCAAGTTAATATTACCGCGAAAACTAACAGTAAGCCGAATTACTCTGATCAATGGAAACTTAGAACTAGACAACTCGATACGTACGCCGAGTCTTTGTTGTATGTAAACAAGATATTTAACACGGCGTACGGATTTGAGCGTAGAAGAGTACCTGCCCACATGCCTCATTTAATAGATAAATGGATTGCTGCTGATATGCAGAAGAAATTTGAACATGAATTTAAGAAAACATCTAGTCACAAAGTTAGGAACTCGGAGGATATGCAATTCGCATTCTCCTATTTTTATTTCTTGACAAGTGAGAAACGCAAAGtgccaattagagagatatttgACGCATTTGACACGGACAAATCAGG AACTTGGTCGGACAGAGAAATTAGAACACTTCTGTCCAGATTGTATCCACTACCTCTCGATTACAGTCTAGTTGTAGAATTTGAGAACACAATAACAAATTGTTCAAATGTTATAAATATCGCGGAAATATCAAATCCTCCGCCCGGCGAAAGATATTTGGATTCGTCTCTT CCCGTCGTGTCTAAAGAATTAATAGCAAATTGTGAACTGGTTTCGAAAAAGATCGACACTAAATTTGGCAAGAAAAAGCTCTATCCGCACGAAGTGATTAAAGCGGGgaaaaatgaaatattcgaaatgCTGACAAGCAACGTGTCTCTAACTGTGCAACTTTTGGACGAGATTCGTAGGGATCCGAA aaaatttgtATGTTTGAACGATGACATGGATCCCCTAAGGCGGTCCGAAAATGAAATCGTTCGTGCATTGTTAAATGACTTTTACCGATCACTGTATCCTCTACGTAGTACATTCGAATTGCCTGTGCAATATCGAAATCTCTTCACCCATCGTCACGAACTTCTCGAGTGGAGAGCTAATCGTGCGAGAGCCAGAAATCTATTATTATGTCTAATCGCTTTATTACTTGTTACAACGTTTTATCATCTATTTTATCACCAAGTGCGACGATTGTTTAGAATAAGAGCACTGCCCACTCTCCTAATTTAA